From one Fulvitalea axinellae genomic stretch:
- a CDS encoding DUF6046 domain-containing protein: MAEFDLNGLYEEVAGYRGYPFPVDLDKLPKAVLEQQRNRYRLLTGQAVDGQPVIAPVTLGDVALGHVEEGKTTVGLQPMVVLEGKKRIVKSVIAGGLYDGTVKEFINFDDYKIRVFGVLANRKTQGAYPVDEADLLKGLWLRNESLFFSNVATDGLFENVVITDIKLKELNKAPGMQLYEIKAISDSTLDAERLKGNAKT; this comes from the coding sequence ATGGCGGAATTTGACCTTAACGGACTTTACGAAGAGGTGGCCGGCTACAGGGGCTACCCTTTCCCTGTGGACCTGGACAAGTTGCCGAAGGCTGTTCTGGAACAGCAGAGGAACCGTTACCGCTTGCTTACGGGGCAGGCCGTGGACGGCCAGCCGGTCATAGCGCCGGTAACGCTTGGCGACGTGGCGCTGGGGCATGTGGAAGAGGGCAAGACGACGGTGGGGCTTCAGCCTATGGTGGTGTTGGAAGGCAAGAAGCGGATAGTGAAAAGCGTGATAGCGGGCGGTCTGTATGACGGCACGGTGAAAGAGTTTATCAACTTCGACGACTATAAGATACGGGTGTTCGGAGTGTTGGCAAACAGGAAAACGCAGGGGGCCTACCCCGTGGACGAGGCTGATTTGCTGAAGGGGCTTTGGCTGCGGAACGAGTCGCTGTTTTTTTCGAACGTGGCTACGGACGGGCTGTTTGAGAACGTGGTGATCACGGACATAAAACTTAAGGAGCTGAACAAGGCGCCGGGTATGCAACTGTACGAGATCAAGGCGATCAGCGACTCTACGCTGGACGCCGAAAGACTGAAAGGCAATGCTAAGACCTGA